The following nucleotide sequence is from Ochotona princeps isolate mOchPri1 chromosome 24, mOchPri1.hap1, whole genome shotgun sequence.
GTCCCCAGTCTTCCCCTTGATCTATGACCGTGACCCTGCACAGCAAACACCTGTGTGTTTCTATGCCTTCCTGTTCCCCAGGAGCTGGCCATGCCCGGGGAAGACCTGAAGCTCAGCTTGATCTTACGGCAGCCAATGATCTTAGAGAAAGGCCAGCGCTTCACCCTGCGAGATGGCAACCGGACCATCGGCACGGGCCTGGTCACAGACACACCGGCCATGACCGAGGAGGACAAGAACCTCAAGTGGAGTTGAGTCTGTGGACTGCGCAGGTGCTCGTGTTGAGGGCTGCCCTGGCCAGTGTCCCCTTCTGCTTCTGGtgccccatgtgggcacaggctgTGACCCAGCTGAGCACAGCCATGGACACTTACCCAGAGGGCGGGCCTGCCAGTTGAGGTGGGCCAATAAACTGTTCTGTGAATAGTAAGCTGGCCTGTGTCTGTCCTATGGAGGTTGAGGGAGAGTGCCAAAGGGAGCCGAGTCCCTGGGCAGGGGCAGTGCCATTGCACCTGAATTCTTGCCAAGCATTGAGACCATCTCCTGGGCAGCTCCTTatgcagtgagctaagctgccaatTGCAGCACTGGGGCATCCCATACCAGGGCACTAGTTctcatcctggctcctccacttccaaaaaCCAGTGGACAGCGGCCTGATTACTTGAGTTGGCTTTAgcccatcccagccctggctagggagtgaatcagtagatggaagatcttcatgttACTCTCAGATCCTTAATAAAGCCATGATCACTGCTCTGATAACTTGAGATGGCCTGGCAACATGCCACAGTGGAGGAAATGATTGAGTTCATCAAGGAACCAGTTGGGTCTCCACTCAGGTGCCAAGCCATCTCGTGTATAGCTGACTAGGTTAGCTCCCCACTGAGCTGTGATGTGGGGGCTGGGCTGTGTTCACTGCCTGCCCCTGAAGCACCCAGCACATATGCAGTCAGTACTCACTGAATACTGCAAGTCACATCATTCTTTATGCTCCAGATGGGTCACTACTGCTGTCACCAGTTCTAAGAACAGGTGTCGGAGGCTGAAGAATGGGCCGTCCAATATTggttacacacatacatacgtacaagGAATACAGTTTTGTCTTTACAAGGTGGATACTGATgccacacagcacagccaggTGGTGGGTGAGCATCAGTCCTAGCTATACTGGGCAATTCCTGACCAGAGTAAAGCTTCCTCTACAACTTTCTCTGGGTTGGTGTTGTAGCAGAAGCAGGAAAAGCTGCAGCCTGCCTTCaggggttcatgtcctggcaaccGCAGCTGGGCAGGGAGCTAACTAGTGATGGGGAGATTTCGCAACACTTTAGACAGATCTCCTGGTCTGCGCTGATAGTAAAGGTAGATAGCAAATCTACAGGCTCCCCCGACACTGAGAGGAGCACTCAGCCAGTCGCAGTCAACTCACAGCTAGCACTTCGAGGCTGCCTGCAGGCTTCTTCTGGCCGTTTCCCAGCCCAAAACATTGCCATCCCTGCCTACAGCATCCATTCTggctccacacacccttcccctcccccacactggcAGTGTCTGCCTGACTGCCCACTTTGGTGCCATACAGACATCGGTGCCATTCTCCCAAACTGTTAAGTCCCCATTTAGAAGTGTTTCCTGGCTTCTTAATTCTCTGCTCTCTCCCATGATCACCCTAAGCTGTGCATCAAGACCAGCCTTCAGTGCTGAGGCAGATACCGCTCAACTCCCAAGTTGGGTCCTGCAGTAAGGGCGCCCCTTGAGGCAACAGGACCCCTTGTCATAACACTCCGTCAGGAGACCCCCCTACCCTTTCGCATTAAGACGAACTGACCTGTTTTTACAGGAAAGATGATGAGATAAATAGCATATACTGAGACACAACTGTAACCTCTCTATAGGAAGTCACAGGCAGGTTCAgttagtttaaaattttattttttaatttttttttaatatttttatgtaataaaaagtaaaagtcCTTGTCCAACCATCCTTGTGGGGcatctgtctgtatgtctctcacgcAGATCACTCAAGTTAATGGGGAAGAAAGAACTGGGGGCCCAAGTCTGAGGttataaataatagaaaataaaagatcttccgtctccaGCGGGGGACTAGATGAGAGGATGGGAGGGCAAGGTAGGGTGGGgatgggcagggcagagcagagcaggaaccccccaccccagccctgttcAGGCCCCTCCCAGTCAAGGTGCTTGGCAGGAATTCCCCAGCTCCCCCAGGGGACAGGGGGCTGGGGGGGCTGGGACTGGTCCgagctgtggggagggggagggggaaagagacaTAGATCACTCTTCCCTCCACTCATGGAGGTCTCAGGTCGCGGCCAGGACAATCTTCAGTTCCCCGGGGGGtggaaggggagctgctgggagggATGAGATTGAACTGGTTggaggggaaagagaagagagcagGAGCATTAGAACCCAAGCAGCTGTCCCTTCATCCAATGCGTCCGGTGGGGGTGTGCGGGGTGTTTGGGCAGGAGCGGCCTCCTCAAGGTGTCTCATGGGCTGTCAGCAGCACAGGTCAATCGCTGTTGCCCAGTAAGCCAGAGCCCTCGCTCAGCCCCCCGCACCCGAGGCTGGCCCTGTCTGCTGCGCTGACCTTACCTCGCTAAGTCAGGAGACAGTCGGGGTCACTGagagctggggaggcagtggggaggggggctGCTGGATCACAACTGAGCGAGGACGGAGGGAAGCaaaggacagagccaggagcaagcCCCTGGCGGCGGCGACTGTGGCTTCTGCCCACCCTACATACTTCACAGACAGGTGCAGGTCGGCGGGCGCCCTGTGGGACAGCCCTGCCTCCAAGACCCCTCACTCCCCACCCAGAACCCGTGCATCCTGCCCCACCTGCAGCCCCTCAGCTCTTCCATGCCAAATTCCCCCAGCTAACGAGAACTCACGAATCCTGTCATCGGCTCCTCCTGGAAATCCAGGCGCCTGGCCAGGCTGCTCACCTTGGGGGTGTCCGATGTAGGGGTAGGGTGAGGGTGTGGAAGCTGAGAGTGCAGGCACCCCACTCTGGGGCACTGCGCCTTGGGGGGGCCCCCCATGGCTCTGGGGTGGGTGCAGCAGCATCACCTGGGGCGGGTGGGGAGCCCCAGGGTGAGGGGGCGGGGCTGCTGTGATTCCAGTTTGGACATGGGCCTGTGGGGAACAAAAAGGAGTTGCGAGTACCACAGCAGCAGGGGGTGCGGACAGGCTCTCAGGAACCCAGTGCCGGGGGCACTGCTGCTGCCAGGGTGGCACCAGGGACCGAGGACAAGTGGGTGTCCTCAGGACTCCAAGCAGGGTTCCCCTGTGGACTCTTACCTGGGTAACATGGGCCATGTTGGTGAAGCCGTGGGGCAGCTGCTGGTGGGGATGGATGGCGTACACAGCGGCTGGCTGGGGGAAGCTGCTCTGAGGGGACTGGGCAGACGGGCCCGGGGGCAGAGAGGGTGGCGTGCCTGTCAGGGCCCCTGGGTGGTACAGGTTCTGCTGAGGCTGTCCACTGCCCAGGTGTGGGGCCTGCCCCGCCTGATGCTGCTGGGGAAAGGAAGGGTAAGTGCCAACCACATCTCAGAACTCAGGTCAGCTGTCCTCAGTGGGACAGACAATAACCCCTCCTCTAGCCCTCCTCCTCATCACCCACTCTTGCCCCAGCCAGGAGACTCCCCATGGCAGGCACCTGAACAGGACTGGGGGCCGCATGCTGTGACTGCGGCTGGCTCCCGGTAGGCGTGGTTGCCGGCTGTGGTTGGTGGGCGTGGAGCTGCGTGGCATGGTGCGGGTAGGACTGGTGAACAGTGGCTGGAGCGGGAAGAAGGGCAAATCCATCCTGAGCCCGCTAGAAGGGGCCGAAGGACATGGTCCAGAGCAGGGGAGCAGGCACAGCAGAACTCACCATAAAGGGCTTGGGGGGTGGGCTGCTCTGCAGAAGGGTACTGAGGGGTAGAGGATGACACAATGGCCTGGGGATGGCTACCCGACGTCAGCATGCGTGGATTGCTTTGAAGCATGGGGGCAAACACGGGCTAGGGGAATAAAGAAGGGGTCAGCCAAGCAGGCTGGGGAGGCATGTCTTCCTAACTGGGCCATGTGGGCATAACACTGTCTGGGGTCGGGCCACGTGACCTTATTTACTGAACGCTCATACTACACCCCAACAAGCAGATTCCACCCAAGCTAAACTGCACAGAAAAGCCAAGGCTCAGGTGCCCAGCGCTTCAACCTGGGCCCCACAGAGCCAAGAGGTCAGCCCAAATCCACCAGTACAATTCCCTTCCCAGCCAGCACTCCAACACTGCGCGCCTCCCTGCCAAGCTCTGAagtcctgggggtggggatggagcttcctctgggcctgcaGTCACCTGTGAGGGATAGTGAGCCATGGGTTGCATCATAGCAGGCTGGCCTGGGAACTGCTGGGGGTTGTAGGGGATGTAGGAAGAATACGGTGTGGCAGCCACCAGAGGtgggcctgcagcagcagcagcctgcatCATGGGAGGGGCTGAGGCTGGCTGGTGTTGGTCCGAGCGCTGTGGGGGCAGAGAGCCTGGAGGGGAACAATAAATGTGCACAGCTCAAGCTCCACCTGCCAGGGGGCACAATGCAGCACCCCAATGACCTTTGCAGCCCTGGCTCACCTTTGGCTCCCCGGTACTTGCCCTGCTGTCCAGGCACTGAATTAGACACAGGATATGGATACATCTGGGGTGCCTAAGGATGCAAGGAGAGGCGGACCAATGACACGCATGCAAAAGCCCAACAGGCCTGACCTGGTCCATCAGCCAGGTCAGCCAAACCCTCCACCTCCGCCCCAAGGTGCCATCGTCTCCTGCCTGCACAGCTGGTCCCATGTGAATCTGAGGTATGTAGGAGATGTACTGGGGGCTGTAGAGCCCACTCTGGCCTGCTGTCAGCACCGGGATGGAGGGAGTTGAGTGAGTTCGGGGCCCCGGAGAAGTCGGGGTACTGGTGGATTTGTTCTGTAGGAGACAAGGGAGAAAGTTTTAtttctgccccacccccaactACACAGATAGTACTCGCAAGACTGCTCTGAGCCAAACACAGCCAGTACTTTTTCCTGGTTAAGTGTCACATCAAACCCTGACATAAGTCTTAAACTACAGGTGAGAAAGAAGAAGCAGAGGTCCAGTGGCTTATCCAGCACCACATGCTTCTTAAACAGCACGTTTCCTTGCCCATGCACGGCCCCGGGGGCCAGGAGTTCTCCACAGTacctcccaccccccacacagAAAACCAACTCTCCCCCTCTCACCACAGATAGCAGAGGTTTTGTAGGATTGAACTCCTTGGCATTGGGGTTCAACGTTGATTTCTTTACTTGTCTATGAGAGAGCAAGGTAAATCTTGTGGCTTGTCCCCTTATCACCCAACACCCGTGTCCCCAGGGCTGCTCCCACTTACTCGGCAACGGGGCCCTCATCCTTGTCGTCTCCCTTCAGGAGGCCCACAGGGGGGCTGCCAGTTTGGCTTGGGCAGGACGGCTGGGGCTGCTCCGGCCCCTCAGTGCCCCCTGCCGCTGCCAGGGATGCTTTATCCTCTTTATCCAACGCAGCCTCCGTCTTGGAGGAGACCGGAGAACCCAGGGGCTCGGAGGCCAACAGACCGTCtacttccttctccttccctttgGCCTCCTCCTTTAAGATCCGAGGGGGAAAGGCATCCAGGCTGGTATCAGGGGAGCTGCTGGACTGAAGCTGGAAGGAGATGAGCATGTGCAACGATGTCAGGACTCCAGAGCTGTCTGGCACCCCCGCTCAAGGCTCAGCAACTCTACCTCACCTACTTGTTTCAAAGaagttatattcatttatttgaaggagaaaaaaacagattAGAGAGATctcaatcttccacctgttggttcaccaCACAAAAGCCTGCAAAgggcagggctggtccaggttgaagctaggagcccaaactcaatccaggtctcccaggtggctggcagggaccccaacacctaagccatcacctgcaacctCCCAGtgtgcgttagcagaaagctggagtgaaAGCGCAGGAACCAAGACGAACCAGCACTCCCTcaacttaactgctgcaccaagcaTCCACGCCCTAGTACTCATGTACACACCCCCCCATAATCTGCTAACAAGCCcagttttctccttttctcaCCTTAAACTGGGCCCCAAACTTCCTCAGTTCTTCCAGTTGAAACCGCTTTTGTTCATTCTGAAGTCCAGGGACtatgagaaaacagcaaagaagGTAAAACAAGAAATAGTTGACAGCAGTTCTTGAGAATCCCAAGAAAGCAAACAGCAAGCAGCACTGCCTGCTTCTGAATCCCAAACATCTTCCCAACCGAACTGCACTTCCAAAGCAAAGAGGCATTGGGCTCTGACAGCAGACACACCCACCTTTCCCAGTTATTCGGGCCAGTTCCTGGGGCTCCAGAGCTCTGCCAGGTTCCTTGGTTGGCAGTTCTTTGACTGAGTAAGGAGAGAGAAGCTGGGTCATGTCTGCAATTACACTACGCATGCTTGCAGCTCCCTAGCTCCCGGCCCTTACCATCGGTAGGAGCCAGGGAGATCTTTGGAGAAGCTGGGGAGACGGAGCCCACTGTAGGATCTGTGACTGATGACGTCACAGGGATGGAGGCTGAAGAGGCTGCCACTGCTGAACCGATGGGCGGCTCCGGACAGGACGCAGAGATGGGGGCAGGTGCAGCAGACTTGGGAGAACGTGGCGGGTACATCCGGCCCACTGGAAGAAAAGGGGGAGCTGCACAATGGTTACTGCTGGTCAGTAACCAGTGAACAATGAGTACAGGGTTGCTGTTGGGGCAtaggttaagcctcagcctgtagtgccagcattgcaTTTGAGCACCAATTTGGGTCctgtatgctccacttcccatccagctccttgctaatgctcctgggaaagcaccagaggatggcccaggtacttgggccctgtgcccatgtgggagacaagcagCTCCAAGCTGTCAGCTCAGGGACAGCCCAGCTTTAGCCAtttgtctctgtaaattctgagtttcaaaacaaaacaaaaatgaagtagggctggtgccatggcacatTAGGTTAAGCTTcaacttgtggtgccagcatcccatacaggcaccagtttgagtcctgttatggtccacttccagtctagctctctgcacccatgcaggagacccagaagctgctcctggcttcaaatagttcagctctggatgttgtagccatttgggggactgaaccagcagatggaagaccttctttcaGAAAAAGCCATCAGTCTAAGATTACCATTAACACTGTGTGAATTCACCCAATTACTACTCCCAAGGCAGTAACCCAAGCGAAGGGCCTTTGGACTCCGTGAACCACTGCAACGTTTCAGACATCAGTGGCTACAGACTAACCAACTAGAGACCCAGAGTAAAGCAAGCTTGGTGTTGGCAGAACTTCTGATCTTTTAACCTCCGACCTCTCTTGTTTTAAAATGCTGTCAACTAGGGCCGATgccatggcatagtggctaaagctgCCGCGTACACTACTGGCACCCCCACGACCGCCAGCTAGAGGCCCAAGTGCTTCtgtgcctgcacccacgtgggagactcagaggaaagtcctgtttttgtcctggctcaatcctggctgtGGTAGCCAACCAGGAGGTGGAAGGTCTTTCAAACAACTAAAATGTTGGCAACAACTTCAAATCTAAACAAGACATCTGTCAGTCAGATACATCATAACTTGCTACACTAGGATTTCAGCCCTGAGAACACTGAGCAATTATAGTCCAAAAAAGGACAAGCTCCAGGCCTTTAAACCCTACGCCAGGAAGCCAGGCGTCTCCTGGGCAGCACAACAGACACACTTGCACTGTGCAGGCTTACCTgtagggggagagggaagggacgCCTCTCCAGAAGGCCTGCTGCTGGGTGAAGACAAAGTCTTGGCGCCTCTCAGAGGCCTCTGGGCCTTAGGGGACATGCGGGAAGGGCctgtatacatatttttaaatgaaaaaattcagTAAGAAGCAGAGCCCCAGCTAATGCATTACCAACAATGCACCCCCAAAATCTTATTCATTACCATCCCTGCCCTCACCAGTTGGCTCCCTAACTTACCTCCATTGATACCACGTGCCTCAGCACCTGGGCCAGGGCTGCTACTGTCAAGATGGTGAGGGCCACGAGGTGGCAAGGAGCTAAGGCCAGGCCGGCCACCCCGAGAACTGCTACAGCGAACTCCTCCCCGGGGACCTTCCCGAACGCGTTGAGGCAGAGGGATATACTTCCCCTCCCTGGGGAAAGAGCTCAAGTAAGGCTGGACAGCCACAACAAGGATTCTGGAAACGCAAAGCCTGTCTTCTCAAGGTCTCCTTGTTCTCGCCAAATGCCTGGCTCTAGCTTCCTTCACTGTCCCTCCCACCTGAATGCCTATCTCAGCTAAAAGTTCTGTTGGCTTACAGCTTCTACCCTACCCCACCCTTGATCCAACCAAGCTGGCCAGTACAGCACAATGCTACCACTACTGACCACGAGAAAGGCTAAGGTGGTATTATATACTTCAAAGCACAACTTTGGTCAGACACACATCATTTACGGCCTGCTTTCAGTTTTCTAAGGAAAAAAGGTTTACCTACAACAAgaacaaatattcagaaaaatatgCTGTGATTCACAAAAGATTTGCCCCCCCTTAAATCTACAAGCTTCAAAAGCTCTGCTTATTTATATCAAGTCACAATGTTCTCTAGGTTTCAGCCCCCTAAATCTAGAACCTGGAAATATTGATGCTTTAACCTAGATCTCATAGACACAAGGCCCAAAGCGGACCCTTGGGGACGCCCAACAGCACCATGCCTGCCACCCGCAGTCACCTGGCTGCCAAGCTGGGACTCTCTCTCCCAGAGCCCTGCCGCTGCACAGCACTATGTTTCTCCTCCTCAGTGCGCCCATCGTCATTCTCCATGGCGATACGCAGGCGGTACTGGGGGCTCGCCTCAATCTCTCTTGCCAGCTGGGCCGCACGCAGCTCCCGCTGCCGGAACTCTTCAGAATTGTCCTTTTCCAAGGGTACCCTGACCAGCACCATCCCAATGCCAAGGACAAAAGTAGAGAAAGACTTTCATCAGTCCTGTAACCAACTGAGGCACTCCCTTTGCAAGTCAGCCAACATTTAAACCAATATCTAGTGGGTCCCAGGCAGAGCTCCAAGCAGGTCTCTAATCTATAGGCACCTGGATATttgaatattttgctttttatttatcaaCAGGCaagggacagagacacagaacATGCTCTGATCCACTGGTGAGCCCCCTGCAAATGCCTgacaagccagggctgggcaaaggTGGAAGCCAGGCCTTCTGAAgcatggcagaaacccaatggcctgagccatcaccactgcttcctggTGTCTATGTCGGAAGAAGTTGGAAGTGGGAACTGTGACCTAAACTCAGGTcctccgggcccggcggcgtggcctagcggctaaagttctcgccttgaaagccccggttctaatcccagcagctccacttcccatccagctccctgcttgtggcctgggaaagcagttgaggacggcccaatgctttgggaccctgcacccgtgtgggagacccagaagaggttccaggttcccggcttcggatcggcacgcatcggcccgttgtggctcacttggggagtgaatcatcggacggaagctcttcctctctgtctctcctcttctctgtatatctgagtttgtaataaaacaaataaatctaaaaaaaaaataataaaaaaataaactcaggTCCTCCAATGGGGGCAGGAGCATCTTAAACCACCAAGCAAGAGGCCCAGCCCAAATGCATGTACATAAAATCCTTCTAGACTGTTCCACCTAGAGACCTGCATGGGTTTGCAATTCCCACCTATggaacaaacattaaaaataagttgaaataaaaacaaataagtaaatacaagtTCTAGAGGCAAGGTATGGGTGGATGAACCCATGCGAGTGAGCTGGAATCAGAAAACCTTGAAGGGGGCAGTTTACAAAGTATaccaggaatgggggaagggcAACCTGGATCCCCAGAAAAGCATGAGCAGACTACGTCTGTCCCACCTAAAAGCTCGGCCTTCTGGGACTGACCCAGCACCCCACACCACGCCACCTGGAAAGCATCAAGACACTCACGTGTAAGAAGACAAACTACTATCGTAGGTAGTCTTCACACCGTAGTTCTCCTCATTGAACTTGAACATTTCATTGGGGTCCCACCCATTGGACTAGGGGAAGGGGGGGGAGGGAAAATGTTTAAAACCAACAATGACATGTCAAGCCCCTCTCACTAGGTTAAAGACTTTAAAATGTGAGCAAACCAAGAACGGGAAAGCAGAGGCGCCACTGGTGGGCGTTTGACCCACTAGAACCAGATATGTGCAGCACAAAGTGGCACTAACCAATAAAACTGACAAACCCTAAAGCCTAGCAAGTCTCATGGAGCTGTACTCTGGAGGCATCCTGGCCCATGTACATGGGGAATACATGTGCTACAAGTTCAATGAGGCACCCTTTTTAAGCAAAACAAAGGCAAGTAACACAGATCAGTTAAGGCCATAAGACAAATTCAATGAGGTGCTTACATACATGAGCACGCATGTACAGAAATAAAACAGTACACTAGAGCTAATAAGTTAGACCTAAGTGTCAACATGAAAACTCATACAGAAAGTCAAAGTAAAGCCTTGCACAAACATCAAAGCATAAACACATCTGAGAAATTTTTCAGTACATCCAAGGGGCCTCCAGTGGCAATCTGGTCTACAGTTAAGACTGCAAAGATGACTGGCAGGCAATAAATACCAGCAGCTGTTTGCTTATAAGGGTAAGAGAACAGGTTTTTATGCTCTACTGTCTTCTGTTCCTTTTCATTGGATACCCTTCTCCCCAAGAACGCTCTGGGCACGAGTGGGCCTGTCCACACCCTACGTCCTGACTGCCCGCTCTGGGGAAGGGCCTCATACCATGTCAGACTCGAGGTCGTAGTCATCGCTGTTGCTGTCGCCCCCTTCCCAGCGCTGCAGCACCTTCTCTTTGTGTTCCCCATTCACCTTCGAGTTCATGGCAATGGCGGAATCAGTGAACTTGTCTGGGGGGGAAGAGTTGAAATCAGGAGTCAGATGAAATCTCAAAGCTTTTCCTATACCTTTATTTCAGGAAcacaatgtaaaaacaaaaaccaaaccagaacaaaagaaaaacaaaatccaccaccaataaaaagcaagcaaaaaagctTGGTATTAATAGTTCGTGATgaataagaattaaaaattaaatagggGAAAAGGTGATGAACAAGCCAGAATCCACCTAATCATGTATTAGACATCAAGAAAATCCCAGCCATCTCCCCCAGATAAAAAGGTggtaaagaaggagaaaaaaaaaaatccagccaacatgtctccctgcacacccctcccctaCCCCATGGCCCCCACCAACCTTTAGTAGCGTAATTGAAGTCAACATTTCGGAAGTGGACGAGCATCACGTCACTCGGCTTGAACACCATCGTGTCCACAATATCCTCCCGCCGGGGACCACCTGCTGGCTCAGATACCTTCCGGTGCACAGCATCCACGGCTAGTTCAAACTACAGAAGTCCCATCCCCCGAAGTCAGGAATCCAGTGTCAAGAAACGTGAAGGCAGAAAGAGGACTACTTCCCAGCAACATTCTCCTGTGAACCCACTCCTCAGTGTCAACCAAAGCCTGAAACTTCAAGTCCTCGGCCAGGACTGTGAACACCACTGCCACCCAGTCCACAGTCTCAACTCCATTCTCCTCATCCTCTGTCCTCTAACTCCCCAACGCTGACCATCTGAGTACACTGACCTTGGAGCTCAGAGTCTTGAAGATACCCTCATAGGTGGTGCCATTTTTCACTTTGACATCACAAGTGGAGCCCTAGTGGGATAAAGAGCTAAAAAGCGTGCCCCAGAAAACAGACCCCTCACATTCCTCAAAGTACTCATGGCTAAGTCCCCACTTACCACAACAGCAGTAAGGAAATGCAGCATCCTCGAATTGTTATAAACACCTTCAAACACCTGTCAGGACGGAGACATCAAGGAGCAGCCAGTTGACAGCTTGCCTTCTAAACTGTCACATTCTATTGCTGCCCACTTAGCCCTCCCTGTGCCCATTTGACCATTTCTGCACCGAatctcccccaaactcccaagtATTTGTTTTTGAGGTCCCCTTTTTCTACTGGGAGGAAAAGGCACTCACAGGTGACTGTGGAGGCCCCTTCCCTGTGCTCTGGCCCCTGTAAGAGAAGGAAACAGGACACGTGTTACCGCAGTGCTGAATCCCCTATACACCAGCAACGACCGATACATGCTAGAACCACGTACTGGGAAGGTTCTGATTGAGGCTACCAGCCAGTCAATCAACAGAGCTTCCAAACTGATACTCAACACCTTCCTTCCCGATGCCAGTGAAGAGGACCCCGCTCAGCAGCAGCTGTCACTTCACTCTAAATTCCAATGCCACACGAGATTCCCACTTtctcggggggtggggggaagctgcAGGCTTCCAACAGGTCAACG
It contains:
- the ATXN2L gene encoding ataxin-2-like protein isoform X13 produces the protein MLKPQPSQQTSQPQQPPPPAPQAVARRPPGGTSPPNGGLPGPLAAASTPPGPPAAASPCLGPAAAAGSGLRRGAEGILAPQPPQQQQHPERSGAGAIGSARGQSTGKGPPQSPVFEGVYNNSRMLHFLTAVVGSTCDVKVKNGTTYEGIFKTLSSKFELAVDAVHRKVSEPAGGPRREDIVDTMVFKPSDVMLVHFRNVDFNYATKDKFTDSAIAMNSKVNGEHKEKVLQRWEGGDSNSDDYDLESDMSNGWDPNEMFKFNEENYGVKTTYDSSLSSYTVPLEKDNSEEFRQRELRAAQLAREIEASPQYRLRIAMENDDGRTEEEKHSAVQRQGSGRESPSLAAREGKYIPLPQRVREGPRGGVRCSSSRGGRPGLSSLPPRGPHHLDSSSPGPGAEARGINGGPSRMSPKAQRPLRGAKTLSSPSSRPSGEASLPSPPTAPPFLPVGRMYPPRSPKSAAPAPISASCPEPPIGSAVAASSASIPVTSSVTDPTVGSVSPASPKISLAPTDVKELPTKEPGRALEPQELARITGKVPGLQNEQKRFQLEELRKFGAQFKLQSSSSPDTSLDAFPPRILKEEAKGKEKEVDGLLASEPLGSPVSSKTEAALDKEDKASLAAAGGTEGPEQPQPSCPSQTGSPPVGLLKGDDKDEGPVAEQVKKSTLNPNAKEFNPTKPLLSVNKSTSTPTSPGPRTHSTPSIPVLTAGQSGLYSPQYISYIPQIHMGPAVQAPQMYPYPVSNSVPGQQGKYRGAKGSLPPQRSDQHQPASAPPMMQAAAAAGPPLVAATPYSSYIPYNPQQFPGQPAMMQPMAHYPSQPVFAPMLQSNPRMLTSGSHPQAIVSSSTPQYPSAEQPTPQALYATVHQSYPHHATQLHAHQPQPATTPTGSQPQSQHAAPSPVQQHQAGQAPHLGSGQPQQNLYHPGALTGTPPSLPPGPSAQSPQSSFPQPAAVYAIHPHQQLPHGFTNMAHVTQAHVQTGITAAPPPHPGAPHPPQVMLLHPPQSHGGPPQGAVPQSGVPALSASTPSPYPYIGHPQGEQPGQAPGFPGGADDRIPLSDPDCLLT
- the ATXN2L gene encoding ataxin-2-like protein isoform X19; amino-acid sequence: MLKPQPSQQTSQPQQPPPPAPQAVARRPPGGTSPPNGGLPGPLAAASTPPGPPAAASPCLGPAAAAGSGLRRGAEGILAPQPPQQQQHPERSGAGAIGSARGQSTGKGPPQSPVFEGVYNNSRMLHFLTAVVGSTCDVKVKNGTTYEGIFKTLSSKFELAVDAVHRKVSEPAGGPRREDIVDTMVFKPSDVMLVHFRNVDFNYATKDKFTDSAIAMNSKVNGEHKEKVLQRWEGGDSNSDDYDLESDMSNGWDPNEMFKFNEENYGVKTTYDSSLSSYTVPLEKDNSEEFRQRELRAAQLAREIEASPQYRLRIAMENDDGRTEEEKHSAVQRQGSGRESPSLAAREGKYIPLPQRVREGPRGGVRCSSSRGGRPGLSSLPPRGPHHLDSSSPGPGAEARGINGGPSRMSPKAQRPLRGAKTLSSPSSRPSGEASLPSPPTAPPFLPVGRMYPPRSPKSAAPAPISASCPEPPIGSAVAASSASIPVTSSVTDPTVGSVSPASPKISLAPTDVKELPTKEPGRALEPQELARITGKVPGLQNEQKRFQLEELRKFGAQFKLQSSSSPDTSLDAFPPRILKEEAKGKEKEVDGLLASEPLGSPVSSKTEAALDKEDKASLAAAGGTEGPEQPQPSCPSQTGSPPVGLLKGDDKDEGPVAEQVKKSTLNPNAKEFNPTKPLLSVNKSTSTPTSPGPRTHSTPSIPVLTAGQSGLYSPQYISYIPQIHMGPAVQAPQMYPYPVSNSVPGQQGKYRGAKGSLPPQRSDQHQPASAPPMMQAAAAAGPPLVAATPYSSYIPYNPQQFPGQPAMMQPMAHYPSQPVFAPMLQSNPRMLTSGSHPQAIVSSSTPQYPSAEQPTPQALYATVHQSYPHHATQLHAHQPQPATTPTGSQPQSQHAAPSPVQQHQAGQAPHLGSGQPQQNLYHPGALTGTPPSLPPGPSAQSPQSSFPQPAAVYAIHPHQQLPHGFTNMAHVTQAHVQTGITAAPPPHPGAPHPPQVMLLHPPQSHGGPPQGAVPQSGVPALSASTPSPYPYIGHPQALSDPDCLLT